The window ACCGCCGATGATCACGGCACCGGCGATCACGTCGCCGACGGAAATGCCGTCGTCGCGGTCGCGGGCCTGCGCCGGGGTGGCACCTGCAAGCGCCATTGCGCCAACGGCTGCGGTTGCGATCCCACCCTTCGCAAATGTCTTTGTCTTGTTGCTCATGTGAGGTGCTCCTCATCTCTACCGGGGCGGGATTGCCTCGGTCGATTGAGGTTCTAGGCGAGTCTCACTGAGGTGACGCTGAATCGCGCGAGCAGCCTACGTTCAGAAAAGCAGCAATTTAGCTGAATGTCTATTTCGCAAGGGAATCAAGCACATCCCGCGTAAATGCCGCAATATCGAAGCGCGAGCCCGTCGGATCCTCACCCCTGCGCACGACAACAACGTTCAGGCTCGGAACGATCACGACGTACTGTCCGCGATTGCCGAAAGCGGCGAAGGTATCGGCAGGAACGCCGTCGGACTTGTTTAGCAGCCAGAAGCCCGCGCCATAGCCGAATGCGCCATCAGGCTGCGGGCCGGAAGGCGTCGCGACATATTCCACCCAGCCTTCCGGCAGCATGCGCGTCCCATCCGGCAGCACGCCGTCGTCGAGGTAGAGCTGGCCGAGCTTCAGAAGATCGGGCGCGGTCGTCCATACCTGGCTGGAGAGGATGTAATTGCCTTGCCAATCGGTCTCGGAGACCGTGCGGTTCATACCTACGGATTTCAGGAATTCCGCTGGCGGATGTTCGGCAAACGTCGCCTCGATCGCCTGCACGGCAGCCAGCGTATCGTTGTTGGCGTAGCGGTAGACCGTGCCCGGCGTGCTGAGCAGCGGCCAGTCGACCGCGACCTCGTCGACGGTGGCGCCGCCGAAATAGAGCGGATCGGTACGATTGCCCGGCGTGTCCGAATAGCGGCCCGTGGCCATCCGCAGTGCATGGTCGATAGTGATCGCGCGTCGCGGGTCTTCGGGCGTCTCTCCCAGTCCGGCGGATTGCGAGACATCGGTTTCCCCGCGGTGCACGGCCGCACCGACGAGCGTGGCGGCCAGGCTCTTGGCTACCGACCACGTGCGCTGCGGTGTGGCGGGACCGTACTCGCCCGTATACTGCTCGATGCGCGTGGCGCCGCCCTGGCTGACGATTACGGCGGTGGTCCGCGTCTTTTCACCGAAACCCGACGAGAAGGCACGGTCGACAACGGCGGCAAGCTCGCCATTTTGCGGGATGCGTTGGTGCCACATGTAAATACCGTCGGAGAAGGGGACAGAGTCCCGCTTGGGCGGCTCCGTCGTGCCGACCGGGCCAATTGCGCATCCGCCTTCCTGCCGGTGCCACGCAAGCCTGGGCGGCATGTCATCGGCCCATTCCACCGACACATGGGACACCGCGCCCTCTCCGCCACGGAACCGGTAAACCGAGTAGGGCAGTTCGGGCACGATGCTGTCGAGCGGCGCCTGGATGCCCGACAATTCCCATTCGAGAATGCTTTGCTCGGTCCTCTTGGTGCCCGCGCGTTCCGCATTGGCGAGCGCACTGCACAAGAACAGCGCCTTGTACCCGGCCGCAAGCGCGCGGTCGTAGCGCGCGCCGATCTCCTCCTGCGTGGTTGACTGGGCGGCAAGCGGGGCGGCGGCGAGCAGCGCGGCAGCTGCAAGTGTGTGTCTAATCATGCGTGCCTTGTGACACGCCTTTCGCGAGCATCAAAACAAAAGGGCCGGAGGATCGCTCCCCCGGCCCCGATTGTCTCGTAGTGGAGAAACTTACGCTTCTTCCAGTTCCTCGTCGTTCATGACGGGGCCGCTGTCCTGGCCCTTGGCGTCGACGTCGCGGTCGACCAGTTCGATCACGGCCATCTGGGCCGCGTCGCTGCCGCGGTAGCCGGCCTTGATGATGCGGGTGTAACCGCCTTCACGATCGGCATAACGCTCGGCGAGGACGTCGAAGAGCTTCTTCAGCTGCGTTTCGTCCTGCAGGCGGCTCTGGGCGAGACGACGGTTCGAAAGACCGCCACGCTTTGCCAGCGTGATCAGCTTTTCGATGTAGGGACGCATTTCCTTCGCCTTGGGGGCGGTGGTCATGATCTGCTCGTGCTTGATAAGCGAGGCAGCCATGTTGCGGAACATCGCGTTGCGGTGGCCGGTCTTGCGCTGCAGCTTACGGCCGGAAATCTTGTGACGCATTGTACTTCCTTCTTCGTTCGAAAAGGGCCCGTTCGAGGTAGCCCAGTGCTGGCGGCGCTTTCCCGGATGTGGGAGGTGCGCCGCCGGTACCTGTGATTAGCCGAGAAGTTCCTGTTCGAGCTTCTTGGCCATTTCTTCGATGTTCTCCGGCGGCCAGCCAGGGATGTCCATGCCGAGGCGCAGGCCCATCGAGGAAAGGACTTCCTTGATCTCGTTGAGCGACTTGC of the Qipengyuania gaetbuli genome contains:
- the rplQ gene encoding 50S ribosomal protein L17, yielding MRHKISGRKLQRKTGHRNAMFRNMAASLIKHEQIMTTAPKAKEMRPYIEKLITLAKRGGLSNRRLAQSRLQDETQLKKLFDVLAERYADREGGYTRIIKAGYRGSDAAQMAVIELVDRDVDAKGQDSGPVMNDEELEEA
- a CDS encoding serine hydrolase domain-containing protein, translating into MIRHTLAAAALLAAAPLAAQSTTQEEIGARYDRALAAGYKALFLCSALANAERAGTKRTEQSILEWELSGIQAPLDSIVPELPYSVYRFRGGEGAVSHVSVEWADDMPPRLAWHRQEGGCAIGPVGTTEPPKRDSVPFSDGIYMWHQRIPQNGELAAVVDRAFSSGFGEKTRTTAVIVSQGGATRIEQYTGEYGPATPQRTWSVAKSLAATLVGAAVHRGETDVSQSAGLGETPEDPRRAITIDHALRMATGRYSDTPGNRTDPLYFGGATVDEVAVDWPLLSTPGTVYRYANNDTLAAVQAIEATFAEHPPAEFLKSVGMNRTVSETDWQGNYILSSQVWTTAPDLLKLGQLYLDDGVLPDGTRMLPEGWVEYVATPSGPQPDGAFGYGAGFWLLNKSDGVPADTFAAFGNRGQYVVIVPSLNVVVVRRGEDPTGSRFDIAAFTRDVLDSLAK